Proteins encoded together in one Xyrauchen texanus isolate HMW12.3.18 unplaced genomic scaffold, RBS_HiC_50CHRs HiC_scaffold_546, whole genome shotgun sequence window:
- the LOC127642318 gene encoding transmembrane protein 251: MIITRAWRMMNFRQRMGWIGVGLYLMASVAGVYYIFEISQTYNRLALAQVEKAPGSQTKWSGDASSSSPSSTSWTLTLKTRLLLLPFWVWATIFLVPYLQVFLFLYSCTRVDPKTVGYCILPICLAVLCNRHQTFTKASNQISRLQLIDT; encoded by the coding sequence acAAGAGCATGGAGAATGATGAATTTCCGCCAGCGGATGGGATGGATAGGTGTTGGACTGTACTTAATGGCTAGTGTTGCTGGGGTTTATTATATATTTGAGATCAGCCAAACATACAACCGGCTTGCACTAGCACAGGTAGAGAAGGCACCTGGATCACAGACAAAATGGTCAGGAGATGCTTCATCCTCATCCCCTTCTTCAACCTCATGGACACttactctgaaaacaagacttctcCTCTTGCCCTTCTGGGTGTGGGCCACCATTTTCCTTGTACCTTACCTCCAggtctttctctttctttattcCTGCACAAGGGTGGACCCAAAGACTGTTGGATACTGTATTCTGCCCATCTGCCTTGCTGTTCTCTGCAACCGTCACCAAACCTTTACCAAGGCCTCCAATCAGATCAGCAGGCTGCAGCTGATTGACACCTAA